A window of Streptomyces armeniacus contains these coding sequences:
- a CDS encoding glycerophosphodiester phosphodiesterase: MPLLTVGHRGLMGVEPENTLRSFVRADREGLDVIELDLHLSKDGALVVMHDADVARTTDGTGPIGDFTLAELRELDAGEGERIPVFEEVIRAVRAPVQAEIKDRAAARVLAAAITELGLHDRVTVISFHDDALREIREQLPDMPVVLVAGRSSPTAPERARELGAGMVSLELRWLDADTVERCHAHGIKVISWTVNTDEDLARVRELGLDGVVTDRPEIFRAVSRAA; encoded by the coding sequence GTGCCACTGCTCACCGTCGGACACCGCGGGCTGATGGGCGTGGAGCCCGAGAACACCCTGCGCTCCTTCGTACGGGCCGACCGCGAGGGCCTCGACGTCATCGAGCTGGACCTGCACCTCAGCAAGGACGGCGCGCTGGTGGTGATGCACGACGCGGACGTGGCCCGCACGACGGACGGCACCGGCCCCATCGGCGACTTCACCCTCGCCGAACTGCGCGAGCTGGACGCCGGCGAGGGCGAGCGGATCCCCGTCTTCGAGGAGGTCATACGGGCCGTACGGGCGCCGGTCCAGGCCGAGATCAAGGACCGGGCGGCGGCCCGCGTGCTGGCCGCCGCGATCACCGAGCTCGGCCTGCACGACCGGGTCACCGTGATCTCGTTCCACGACGACGCGCTGCGCGAGATCCGCGAGCAGCTGCCCGACATGCCCGTCGTGCTGGTCGCCGGGCGCAGCTCGCCGACCGCGCCCGAGCGGGCGCGCGAACTGGGCGCGGGCATGGTCTCGCTGGAGCTGCGCTGGCTCGACGCGGACACGGTGGAGCGCTGCCACGCGCACGGCATCAAGGTCATCAGCTGGACCGTGAACACCGATGAGGATCTGGCACGCGTCCGCGAGCTGGGCCTCGACGGTGTGGTCACGGACCGCCCGGAGATTTTCCGGGCCGTCAGCCGAGCTGCTTGA
- a CDS encoding DUF6421 family protein encodes MTEILSPVGADSAAAATERVVDHPAWPVLKDAVEAIRPAQSKDGSIDFDAEDAPSRATVEAHLERVVTAVQELTPLLPHDEAYLRALIGDLRRWAADGFGVPDFLDSLLAFQPARNRADGLQHLVVFAMYTQNGNPDRNLEAVVLRMVWPDWLAELERTRYDNPMFCGITFEDFTSGYDTNSAVLFPETIAVREAPERFSWGGIFCDREAARFRRVVDAACRVTSLELPEDAHGLLADQQRCQEAFVLWDMVHDRTHSHGDLPFDPFMIKQRQPFWMYGLEELRCDLTAFHEAVKLEADGVPQGRDVQYAMLLDRLFRFPVTGARSRNYDGLGGQLLFAYLHKNDALRWTDNKLTVDWARAREVTVRLREEIETLYREGIDRPKIVHWFKAYDLVSAYLAPHPGSTWAKGPDALDLSLPPRKLVDDVLPDEFPLSMFYEALAKKLRGVITSTKGITADSAALAAA; translated from the coding sequence ATGACGGAAATTCTTTCGCCAGTTGGTGCGGACAGTGCTGCCGCGGCCACGGAGCGGGTGGTGGACCACCCCGCCTGGCCGGTGCTCAAGGACGCGGTGGAGGCGATACGCCCGGCGCAGTCCAAGGACGGCTCCATCGACTTCGACGCCGAGGACGCGCCCTCGCGCGCCACCGTCGAGGCGCACCTGGAGCGCGTGGTGACCGCCGTGCAGGAGCTCACGCCGCTGCTGCCGCACGACGAGGCGTATCTCCGCGCGCTCATCGGCGACCTGCGCCGGTGGGCCGCCGACGGCTTCGGTGTCCCCGACTTCCTGGACTCCCTGCTCGCCTTCCAGCCGGCGCGGAACCGCGCGGACGGCCTGCAGCACCTCGTGGTGTTCGCGATGTACACCCAGAACGGCAACCCGGACCGCAACCTGGAAGCCGTCGTGCTGCGCATGGTGTGGCCGGACTGGCTCGCCGAGCTGGAGCGCACCCGTTACGACAACCCCATGTTCTGCGGCATCACCTTCGAAGACTTCACTTCCGGCTACGACACCAACTCCGCCGTCCTCTTCCCCGAGACGATCGCGGTGCGCGAGGCGCCCGAGCGGTTCTCCTGGGGCGGCATCTTCTGCGACCGCGAGGCCGCCCGCTTCCGCCGCGTCGTCGACGCCGCCTGCCGGGTCACCAGCCTCGAACTCCCCGAGGACGCGCACGGCCTGCTCGCCGACCAGCAGCGGTGCCAGGAGGCGTTCGTGCTCTGGGACATGGTCCACGACCGCACGCACAGCCACGGCGACCTGCCGTTCGACCCGTTCATGATCAAGCAGCGCCAGCCGTTCTGGATGTACGGGCTCGAGGAGCTGCGCTGCGACCTGACGGCGTTCCACGAGGCCGTGAAGCTGGAGGCGGACGGCGTGCCGCAGGGCCGCGACGTGCAGTACGCGATGCTGCTCGACCGCCTCTTCCGGTTCCCCGTCACGGGTGCCCGCAGCCGTAACTACGACGGCCTCGGCGGCCAGTTGCTCTTCGCCTACCTGCACAAGAACGACGCCCTGCGCTGGACCGACAACAAGCTCACCGTCGACTGGGCGCGCGCCCGCGAGGTGACCGTACGGCTGCGCGAGGAGATCGAGACCCTCTACCGCGAGGGCATCGACCGTCCGAAGATCGTGCACTGGTTCAAGGCGTACGACCTCGTCTCGGCCTATCTCGCCCCGCACCCCGGCTCCACCTGGGCCAAGGGCCCCGACGCCCTGGATCTGAGCCTGCCGCCGCGCAAGCTCGTGGACGACGTGCTCCCGGACGAGTTTCCGCTCAGCATGTTCTATGAGGCACTCGCGAAGAAGCTGCGTGGTGTGATCACATCGACCAAGGGCATCACGGCGGACTCCGCCGCCCTCGCGGCCGCGTGA
- a CDS encoding SDR family NAD(P)-dependent oxidoreductase — MTSTQGTDGNGGRLEGSVVAVAGAAGPAGQAALLRLAEAGATVVGADADAERLAEAVDAARFAHGGATVIGDTVDLLDLGATREWAARTEKEFGRVDGLIHLVGGWRGSAAFAETDLADWDVLHDLLVRTVQHTSLAFEGGLRRSANGRFLLVSAAGASKPTAGNAAYAASKAAAEAWTLALGDAFRKAGRDGPPPAAAAILVVKALVNDQMRAERPQAKFAGFTDVKDLADAIIRTWSKPTEEVNGHRLWLTPQP; from the coding sequence ATGACGAGCACACAGGGCACGGACGGCAACGGCGGCAGGCTGGAGGGCTCCGTCGTCGCCGTCGCCGGAGCGGCCGGGCCGGCCGGGCAGGCCGCTCTGCTGCGCCTCGCCGAGGCCGGTGCCACGGTCGTCGGGGCCGACGCCGACGCCGAGCGCCTCGCCGAGGCGGTCGACGCGGCGCGGTTCGCGCACGGCGGCGCGACCGTCATCGGCGACACCGTCGACCTGCTCGACCTGGGCGCGACCCGGGAGTGGGCCGCGCGGACCGAGAAGGAGTTCGGCCGCGTCGACGGGCTGATCCACCTGGTGGGCGGCTGGCGCGGCTCGGCGGCGTTCGCGGAGACCGACCTCGCCGACTGGGACGTGCTGCACGACCTGCTCGTACGCACCGTGCAGCACACCTCGCTCGCCTTCGAGGGCGGCCTGCGCCGCAGCGCCAACGGCCGCTTCCTGCTGGTCAGCGCCGCCGGCGCGAGCAAGCCCACCGCCGGCAACGCCGCGTACGCCGCGTCCAAGGCCGCCGCCGAAGCCTGGACGCTGGCCCTGGGCGACGCCTTCCGCAAGGCGGGCCGCGACGGCCCTCCGCCCGCGGCCGCGGCGATCCTGGTGGTCAAGGCGCTGGTGAACGATCAGATGCGGGCCGAGCGTCCGCAGGCGAAGTTCGCGGGCTTCACGGACGTCAAGGACCTGGCCGATGCGATCATCAGGACGTGGAGCAAGCCGACCGAGGAAGTGAACGGACACCGCCTGTGGCTCACACCCCAGCCGTAG
- a CDS encoding threonine aldolase family protein — MAHTPAVETDAKRRHDPGVRGFASDNYAGAHPEVLAALALANGGHQTAYGGDEYTEHLQQVMRSHFGPYARTFPVFNGTGANVVALQALTDRWGAVITADTAHVHVDECGAPERVGGLKLLTVPTEDGKLTPDLIDREAYGWDDEHRAMPQVVSIAQNTELGTVYTPDEIRAICEHAHERGMKVHLDGARIANAAAALDVPMRAFTHAAGVDILSFGGTKNGMLFGEAVVVLNPDAGRAMAHLRKLSMQLASKMRFISVQLEALLARDLWLRNARHANTMAQRLAAGVRAVDGVEILHPVQANAVFARLPHDVSERLQKRYRFYFWDEAVGDVRWMCAFDTTEDDVDGFVAALREEMARTP; from the coding sequence GTGGCTCACACCCCAGCCGTAGAGACCGACGCCAAGCGACGCCACGACCCCGGGGTGCGCGGCTTCGCCAGCGACAACTACGCCGGCGCGCACCCCGAGGTGCTGGCCGCGCTCGCGCTCGCCAACGGCGGCCACCAGACCGCGTACGGCGGTGACGAGTACACGGAGCACCTCCAGCAGGTGATGCGGAGCCACTTCGGCCCGTACGCCCGCACCTTCCCGGTCTTCAACGGCACCGGTGCCAACGTGGTCGCGCTCCAGGCGCTCACCGACCGCTGGGGCGCGGTCATCACCGCCGACACCGCGCACGTGCACGTCGACGAGTGCGGCGCGCCCGAGCGGGTCGGCGGGCTCAAGCTGCTCACCGTGCCCACCGAGGACGGCAAGCTCACGCCCGACCTGATCGACCGGGAGGCGTACGGCTGGGACGACGAGCACCGCGCCATGCCGCAGGTCGTCTCGATCGCCCAGAACACCGAACTGGGCACCGTCTACACCCCCGACGAGATCCGGGCGATCTGCGAGCACGCCCACGAGCGGGGCATGAAGGTGCATCTCGACGGCGCCCGCATCGCGAACGCGGCGGCGGCGCTGGACGTGCCGATGCGCGCGTTCACGCACGCCGCGGGCGTCGACATCCTGTCGTTCGGCGGGACCAAGAACGGGATGCTGTTCGGCGAGGCCGTGGTCGTCCTCAACCCGGACGCGGGCCGGGCGATGGCGCACCTGCGCAAGCTGTCGATGCAGCTGGCCTCCAAGATGCGCTTCATATCGGTGCAGCTCGAAGCGCTGCTCGCGCGCGACCTGTGGCTGCGCAACGCGCGGCACGCGAACACCATGGCGCAGCGGCTCGCGGCCGGCGTACGCGCGGTCGACGGCGTCGAGATACTCCACCCCGTACAGGCCAACGCCGTCTTCGCACGGCTGCCGCACGACGTGAGCGAGCGGCTGCAGAAGCGCTACCGCTTCTACTTCTGGGACGAGGCCGTCGGGGACGTGCGCTGGATGTGCGCGTTCGACACGACGGAGGACGACGTGGACGGCTTCGTGGCCGCTCTGCGGGAGGAGATGGCCAGGACGCCCTGA
- a CDS encoding transglutaminase-like domain-containing protein, whose amino-acid sequence MRLTPETADEAAYLAADDIIDHDHPLVRETAAGLRAAVPDGGRYAYARAAFEYVRDAIAHSNDTGDLRVTCRASEVLRERTGICHAKAHALAALLRAEGIPAGLCYQRLGVVHGLVAVRLPGHGWVRQDPRGNKPGVDAQFRLDREQLAYVPDHRVGDYDHATLYAAPPGPVLRALRDAADRPHLDTLLPVRA is encoded by the coding sequence ATGCGCCTGACCCCCGAGACAGCCGACGAGGCGGCCTATCTCGCCGCGGACGACATCATCGACCACGACCATCCGCTCGTACGCGAGACGGCGGCCGGGCTCCGTGCCGCCGTCCCGGACGGGGGCCGGTACGCGTACGCGCGAGCGGCGTTCGAGTACGTACGGGACGCCATCGCGCACTCCAACGACACCGGCGACCTGCGCGTGACCTGCCGCGCCTCCGAGGTGCTGCGCGAACGCACGGGCATCTGCCACGCCAAGGCGCACGCACTGGCCGCGCTGCTGCGGGCCGAGGGCATCCCGGCCGGGCTCTGCTACCAGAGGCTCGGCGTCGTCCACGGCCTCGTGGCCGTCAGGCTGCCCGGACACGGCTGGGTGCGGCAGGACCCGCGCGGCAACAAGCCCGGCGTCGACGCGCAGTTCCGCCTGGACCGCGAGCAGCTCGCGTACGTGCCGGACCACCGCGTCGGCGACTACGACCACGCCACGCTCTACGCCGCGCCGCCCGGACCTGTGCTGCGCGCCCTCCGCGACGCGGCGGACCGGCCGCACCTGGACACCCTGCTGCCCGTCAGAGCGTGA
- a CDS encoding lysophospholipid acyltransferase family protein — MAELVYPPVIGVARTFFKALDLRFDMQGTENVPRRGGAVLVSNHIGYLDFIFTGLAARPAKRLVRFMAKESVFKHKVSGPLMRAMKHIPVDRAQGEHAYRHALKALRNGEIIGVFPEATISQSFTLKNFKSGAARLAQEAGVPLLPMALWGTQRLWTKGHKRDFGRNHLPIGIHVGEAMHPDPGELAVGVTERVRERVQELLEVAQRAYPASPKGPEDSWWLPAHLGGTAPTPAQAKAL, encoded by the coding sequence ATGGCAGAGCTCGTCTATCCCCCCGTCATCGGCGTCGCCCGCACCTTCTTCAAGGCGCTCGACCTCCGCTTCGACATGCAGGGCACGGAGAACGTGCCCCGCCGCGGCGGCGCCGTGCTGGTCAGCAACCACATCGGCTATCTCGACTTCATCTTCACCGGCCTGGCCGCCCGCCCGGCCAAGCGGCTGGTGCGGTTCATGGCCAAGGAGTCGGTGTTCAAGCACAAGGTGTCGGGCCCGCTGATGCGCGCCATGAAGCACATCCCGGTGGACCGCGCGCAGGGCGAGCACGCGTACCGGCACGCGCTGAAGGCCCTGCGCAACGGCGAGATCATCGGCGTCTTCCCCGAGGCGACGATCTCCCAGTCGTTCACCCTCAAGAACTTCAAGTCGGGCGCCGCGCGGCTGGCACAGGAGGCCGGCGTGCCGCTGCTGCCGATGGCCCTGTGGGGCACGCAGCGGCTGTGGACGAAGGGCCACAAGCGGGACTTCGGCCGCAACCACCTGCCGATCGGCATCCACGTCGGCGAGGCCATGCACCCGGACCCCGGCGAGCTGGCGGTGGGCGTCACCGAGCGGGTGCGCGAGCGGGTGCAGGAGCTGCTGGAGGTCGCACAGCGCGCGTATCCGGCCAGCCCGAAGGGCCCGGAGGACAGCTGGTGGCTGCCGGCGCACCTCGGCGGCACCGCGCCCACCCCGGCGCAGGCGAAGGCGCTCTGA
- a CDS encoding TlpA family protein disulfide reductase, producing the protein MTERLPAAALGAERLGERATLVQFSSAFCQPCRATRRILREVSGMVDGVEHIEIDAEGRLELVRRLGIERTPTVLVLDADGRIVRRAAGQPRRADVIAALGHAVA; encoded by the coding sequence ATGACCGAACGACTGCCGGCCGCCGCGCTCGGCGCCGAACGGCTGGGTGAACGCGCGACGCTGGTCCAGTTCTCCAGCGCCTTCTGCCAGCCCTGCCGCGCCACCCGGCGCATTCTCCGGGAGGTCAGCGGAATGGTCGACGGCGTCGAGCACATCGAGATCGACGCCGAGGGGCGGCTGGAGCTGGTGCGACGGCTCGGGATCGAGCGGACCCCGACCGTCCTCGTACTGGACGCGGACGGGCGGATCGTACGGCGCGCGGCCGGGCAGCCGCGCCGGGCGGACGTGATCGCGGCACTGGGGCACGCGGTCGCGTGA
- a CDS encoding electron transfer flavoprotein subunit beta/FixA family protein, whose translation MSLRIVVCVKYVPDATGDRRFAEDLTTDRESVDGLLSELDEYAVEQALQISDEADDAEVTVLTVGPEDANDALRKALSMGADKAVHVEDDDLHGTDALGTSLVLAKAIEKTGYDLVICGMASTDGTMGVLPAMLAERLAVPQVTLLSEVSVDGGKVTGRRDGDTATEQLEAALPAVVSVTDQSGEARYPSFKGIMAAKKKPVESLDLDDLDIDGDDVGLEGAWTAVDDAAERPARTAGTVVKDEGEGGKQLATYLAEQKFI comes from the coding sequence GTGAGCCTGAGGATCGTTGTCTGTGTGAAGTACGTGCCCGACGCCACCGGCGACCGGCGGTTCGCCGAGGACCTGACCACCGACCGCGAATCGGTGGACGGGCTGCTCTCCGAGCTCGACGAATACGCGGTCGAGCAGGCGCTGCAGATCTCGGACGAGGCGGACGACGCGGAGGTGACGGTGCTGACCGTCGGCCCCGAGGACGCCAACGACGCGCTGCGCAAGGCGCTTTCGATGGGTGCCGACAAGGCCGTGCACGTCGAGGACGACGACCTGCACGGCACCGACGCGCTCGGCACCTCGCTGGTGCTGGCCAAGGCGATCGAGAAGACCGGGTACGACCTGGTGATCTGCGGCATGGCGTCGACGGACGGCACGATGGGCGTGCTCCCGGCCATGCTCGCCGAGCGCCTCGCGGTGCCGCAGGTGACGCTGCTGTCCGAGGTGTCCGTGGACGGCGGCAAGGTGACCGGGCGCCGGGACGGCGACACCGCGACCGAGCAGCTGGAGGCCGCGCTGCCGGCCGTGGTCTCGGTGACCGACCAGTCCGGCGAGGCGCGTTACCCGTCGTTCAAGGGGATCATGGCGGCGAAGAAGAAGCCGGTGGAGTCCCTGGACCTGGACGACCTGGACATCGACGGCGACGACGTCGGCCTCGAGGGCGCGTGGACGGCGGTCGACGACGCCGCCGAGCGCCCCGCCCGTACGGCCGGCACCGTGGTCAAGGACGAGGGCGAGGGCGGCAAGCAGCTCGCCACGTATCTCGCGGAGCAGAAGTTCATCTGA
- a CDS encoding electron transfer flavoprotein subunit alpha/FixB family protein — MAEVLVYVDHVDGAVRKPTLELLTLARRLGDPVAVHLGPGAEDAAKVLGEHGAVKVLAADAAEFADYLVAPKVDALQAAYDAVSPAAVLVPSSAEGKEVAARLAVRIGSGIITDAVDLAAGDEGPVATQSVFAAGYTTKSRVTKGTPVITVKPNSASPEPAPAAGAVEQLAVSFGEQATGTKVTSRTPRESTGRPELTEAAIVVSGGRGVNGAENFHVIEALADSLGAAVGASRAAVDAGWYPHSNQVGQTGKSVSPQLYIAAGISGAIQHRAGMQTSKTIVAVNKDAEAPIFDLVDYGIVGDLFQVVPQLTEEVKTRKG, encoded by the coding sequence ATGGCTGAAGTCCTTGTCTACGTCGACCACGTGGACGGCGCCGTCCGCAAGCCCACGCTCGAGCTGCTGACCCTGGCCCGCCGCCTCGGCGACCCCGTCGCCGTGCACCTGGGCCCGGGCGCCGAAGACGCCGCGAAGGTGCTCGGCGAGCACGGCGCGGTGAAGGTGCTGGCGGCGGACGCCGCCGAGTTCGCCGACTACCTCGTCGCGCCCAAGGTGGACGCGCTGCAGGCGGCGTACGACGCCGTCTCGCCCGCCGCCGTCCTGGTGCCCTCCTCCGCGGAGGGCAAGGAGGTCGCGGCCCGGCTGGCGGTCCGTATCGGCTCCGGCATCATCACCGACGCCGTCGACCTGGCGGCAGGCGACGAGGGCCCGGTCGCGACCCAGTCGGTGTTCGCCGCCGGGTACACGACGAAGTCCCGCGTCACCAAGGGCACCCCGGTCATCACCGTGAAGCCCAACTCCGCGTCCCCGGAGCCCGCTCCGGCCGCGGGCGCCGTCGAGCAGCTGGCCGTCTCGTTCGGCGAGCAGGCCACCGGCACCAAGGTCACCTCGCGCACCCCGCGCGAGTCCACGGGCCGCCCGGAGCTGACCGAGGCCGCGATCGTGGTCTCCGGCGGCCGGGGTGTGAACGGCGCCGAGAACTTCCACGTGATCGAGGCCCTGGCGGACTCGCTCGGCGCGGCCGTCGGCGCCTCCCGCGCCGCCGTGGACGCGGGCTGGTACCCGCACTCCAACCAGGTCGGCCAGACCGGCAAGTCCGTCTCGCCGCAGCTCTACATCGCCGCCGGCATCTCCGGCGCGATCCAGCACCGCGCGGGCATGCAGACCTCGAAGACCATCGTCGCCGTCAACAAGGACGCCGAGGCCCCGATCTTCGACCTGGTCGACTACGGCATCGTCGGCGACCTCTTCCAGGTCGTGCCGCAGCTGACCGAGGAGGTCAAGACCCGCAAGGGCTGA
- a CDS encoding DUF6986 family protein, translated as MSHGEPVPTTFAASVREDVAASLADVDADLARRYPGDPGTRQPVHTVYVPADEITADTVRNWGEQALALLDEHAPDAASLAAVLGLPDDIAGPVYERVRAKLVREPVEDLRIDFEDGYGPRPDAEEDSAAVRAAGLVSAALAPGARGPVPAWMGIRMKCLEAPVRDRGIRTLDIFLTALAEAGGLPDGLVLTLPKVSYAEQVRAMVRLCAEFERAHGLPDGRLRFELQIETTQSILGADGRATVARMIDAADGRASSLHYGTFDYSAACGVSAAHQAMDHPAADHAKAVMQAAAAGTGVRLSDGSTNVVPAGAADRVHEAWRLHHRLVRRSLARAYYQGWDMHPGHLPTRYAAGYAFYREGLDDAAARLAAYVTRAGGDVMDEPATARALSGYLLRGLDCGALDSDEVARRTGLTRADLDRLAGRPDSAA; from the coding sequence ATGTCGCACGGCGAGCCCGTCCCGACCACGTTCGCAGCGTCCGTACGGGAGGACGTCGCCGCCTCGCTCGCGGACGTCGACGCCGACCTGGCCCGCCGCTACCCCGGCGACCCCGGCACCCGCCAGCCCGTCCACACCGTCTACGTGCCGGCCGACGAGATCACCGCGGACACCGTACGGAACTGGGGCGAGCAGGCCCTCGCCCTCCTCGACGAGCACGCCCCGGACGCCGCCTCGCTCGCCGCCGTCCTCGGGCTGCCGGACGACATCGCGGGCCCGGTGTACGAGCGGGTGCGCGCGAAGCTCGTACGCGAACCCGTCGAGGACCTCCGCATCGACTTCGAGGACGGCTACGGCCCCCGCCCGGACGCCGAGGAGGACTCCGCGGCCGTACGCGCCGCCGGGCTGGTGTCCGCCGCGCTCGCGCCGGGCGCACGCGGGCCCGTGCCCGCCTGGATGGGCATCCGCATGAAGTGCCTGGAGGCGCCCGTACGGGACCGCGGCATCCGCACCCTGGACATCTTCCTGACCGCGCTGGCGGAGGCGGGCGGCCTCCCCGACGGGCTGGTGCTCACGCTGCCCAAGGTGAGCTACGCCGAGCAGGTACGCGCGATGGTGCGGCTCTGCGCGGAGTTCGAGCGGGCGCACGGACTGCCGGACGGGCGGCTCCGCTTCGAGCTCCAGATCGAGACCACCCAGTCGATCCTCGGCGCCGACGGCCGGGCCACCGTCGCCCGCATGATCGACGCCGCCGACGGCCGCGCCTCCTCCCTGCACTACGGCACCTTCGACTACAGCGCCGCCTGCGGCGTCAGCGCCGCCCACCAGGCGATGGACCACCCGGCCGCCGACCACGCCAAGGCCGTGATGCAGGCCGCCGCCGCGGGCACCGGCGTACGCCTCTCCGACGGCTCCACCAACGTCGTCCCCGCCGGCGCGGCCGACCGCGTGCACGAGGCGTGGCGGCTGCACCACCGGCTCGTACGGCGCTCGCTGGCCCGCGCCTACTACCAGGGCTGGGACATGCACCCCGGCCACCTGCCCACCCGGTACGCCGCCGGCTACGCCTTCTACCGCGAGGGCCTCGACGACGCGGCGGCACGGCTCGCGGCGTATGTCACCCGTGCGGGTGGAGATGTCATGGACGAGCCCGCCACCGCCCGCGCCCTCAGCGGCTACCTGCTGCGCGGCCTCGACTGCGGCGCCCTGGACAGCGACGAGGTCGCTCGCCGTACGGGCCTGACCCGCGCCGATCTCGACCGTCTCGCGGGGCGCCCGGACAGCGCCGCGTAG